Proteins encoded within one genomic window of Halalkalibacillus sediminis:
- a CDS encoding FAD-dependent oxidoreductase — MKIAIIGAGLAGLTCAITLEKHGYQADIFEKRGMVGDRFVISEAMFSMFHTPYKDAVKYFSEIHDIHLKPSSNLQKIYIHSENETSFIEGHLGFTNMRGKHPEAYEKQLADQLQTKIHYNQEVSYEKISKEYTHVVLATGDAMDTKKLQPFDVAFKATFKGAIIEGNFIESETHTFFNNNFAPKGMSYILPHSDTEASLVLVYPQYPENEALDKEELWQKCLSECAIRLDQEIMIVKEYSLKDYRVGKIQTPRIGNTFFVGNCFGAITPLIGFGEFESMLTGIYAAHDIVGIGDYEELVKPLNQSYHDSLSLRRSLEKLDNQQLDLLTKAIDNKTIESLITNKNINLLKILGRLVHPFSRKA; from the coding sequence ATGAAAATCGCAATAATTGGAGCAGGGCTGGCTGGACTGACATGTGCAATCACTCTTGAAAAGCATGGATACCAAGCTGACATTTTCGAAAAAAGAGGGATGGTCGGTGATCGCTTTGTGATCTCAGAGGCGATGTTTTCAATGTTCCATACTCCCTATAAAGATGCGGTGAAATATTTTTCAGAAATTCATGACATCCATTTGAAGCCATCCAGTAATCTACAGAAAATATATATTCATTCTGAAAATGAAACGAGTTTCATTGAGGGGCACTTAGGATTTACCAATATGAGAGGAAAGCATCCAGAAGCATATGAGAAACAGCTCGCAGATCAACTCCAAACAAAAATCCATTATAATCAAGAAGTTTCTTACGAGAAAATCTCAAAAGAATACACTCATGTAGTATTGGCTACTGGAGATGCGATGGATACAAAAAAATTACAACCTTTCGATGTAGCTTTCAAAGCTACTTTCAAAGGGGCAATAATAGAAGGTAATTTTATAGAAAGTGAAACGCATACTTTTTTTAATAATAATTTTGCACCGAAAGGGATGAGTTACATACTCCCCCATTCTGATACAGAAGCATCTCTTGTATTGGTTTATCCCCAATACCCCGAAAACGAAGCGTTAGATAAGGAAGAATTATGGCAAAAATGCTTATCCGAGTGTGCGATACGATTAGACCAAGAAATCATGATCGTCAAAGAATATTCCTTAAAAGATTACAGGGTCGGAAAAATACAAACTCCGAGAATTGGCAATACATTCTTTGTCGGCAACTGCTTCGGAGCCATCACCCCTCTCATTGGCTTTGGGGAATTCGAATCCATGTTGACAGGGATTTATGCAGCTCATGACATCGTAGGAATCGGTGATTACGAAGAATTAGTCAAGCCTCTCAACCAAAGCTACCATGATTCACTTTCGCTACGTAGAAGTTTGGAAAAATTGGACAACCAACAGCTCGATCTTTTGACGAAAGCTATTGATAACAAAACAATCGAAAGCCTGATTACAAATAAAAACATCAATTTATTGAAAATACTCGGCAGGCTAGTGCACCCATTTAGCCGAAAAGCGTAG
- a CDS encoding reverse transcriptase domain-containing protein: MKDIIKKYIEIEAKKHSERYHIYHNALHIEHERNKKRFGEGYSNKEVKKPFVWSVDKKYNPFYVLKNSEKIAEAIANKIRTGSYTPNAPYVHEIPKANGKKRKITVYQIPDAAVSNYLYKRLLSKNKHRLSSLTYAYRDDRNVHFAIQDIGLDLQSHSRLFVSEFDFSDFFGSINHQYLYNQLDQNGFMVSDFEKQIIKAFLGRSEKGIPQGTSISLFLANIVCWRLDRRLESEGLRFARYADDTVIWSSNYNKICESFEIISRFSKEAGIEINADKSDGINLMVEPGLPYEFDKTKEYIEFLGYKLSLKNISIKEESINKIKKQISYLLYKNLIKPLKGYQLKNIIVPSNDEDPALVTAMMQVRRYLYGNLSEAKLKSFVNGKYKRIRFKGVMSFYPLIDDIEQLRELDGWLKSTIFNTIKLREKLFIQQNLFRVSYNFPFNVNKDELITQFKNASYKGNKGVYEIPSFLRIYQGIKNGITNNGIEYTMNDKAFEYDY; the protein is encoded by the coding sequence ATGAAAGATATAATTAAAAAGTATATTGAAATTGAGGCAAAAAAACATTCGGAAAGATATCATATTTACCATAATGCTCTACATATTGAGCATGAAAGAAACAAAAAGAGGTTTGGAGAAGGTTATAGTAATAAAGAAGTTAAAAAGCCTTTTGTTTGGTCTGTAGATAAAAAATACAACCCTTTTTACGTATTAAAGAACTCAGAAAAAATTGCTGAAGCTATTGCTAATAAGATAAGGACAGGCAGCTACACACCTAATGCTCCGTATGTTCATGAAATCCCAAAAGCTAATGGAAAAAAACGAAAAATAACTGTGTATCAAATTCCAGATGCCGCAGTATCAAACTATTTGTATAAGAGACTCTTAAGTAAAAATAAGCATAGGTTAAGTTCACTAACTTATGCTTATAGAGATGATAGAAATGTACATTTTGCAATTCAAGATATCGGTTTAGATTTACAATCTCACTCAAGGTTGTTTGTATCAGAATTCGATTTCAGTGATTTTTTTGGTTCAATTAATCATCAATATCTTTATAACCAATTAGATCAAAATGGCTTTATGGTTAGTGACTTTGAAAAACAAATTATTAAAGCTTTTTTAGGTAGGTCAGAAAAGGGAATACCTCAGGGGACCTCAATTTCATTGTTTTTAGCGAATATTGTTTGCTGGAGGCTAGATAGAAGACTAGAGTCTGAGGGTTTAAGGTTTGCGAGGTATGCAGATGATACAGTCATTTGGTCTTCAAATTATAATAAAATATGTGAATCCTTTGAAATAATTAGTAGGTTTTCAAAGGAAGCTGGAATAGAAATAAATGCTGATAAGTCAGATGGCATTAATTTAATGGTCGAACCAGGGTTGCCTTATGAATTTGATAAAACTAAAGAATATATCGAATTTTTAGGTTATAAGCTTTCATTAAAAAATATTAGCATAAAGGAAGAGTCTATAAATAAAATCAAAAAGCAAATTAGCTACTTGCTTTACAAAAATCTAATCAAACCATTGAAGGGGTATCAGTTGAAAAATATAATTGTTCCTAGTAATGATGAGGACCCAGCCTTAGTAACTGCTATGATGCAAGTAAGAAGATATCTCTATGGAAATCTTTCAGAAGCTAAATTGAAAAGTTTTGTAAATGGAAAATATAAAAGAATTAGATTTAAAGGGGTTATGAGCTTCTATCCATTAATAGATGACATAGAGCAATTAAGGGAATTAGATGGGTGGTTAAAATCAACAATATTTAATACCATAAAGCTGAGAGAAAAGCTGTTTATACAACAAAACCTTTTTAGAGTTTCATATAATTTCCCTTTCAATGTAAATAAAGATGAACTAATTACTCAGTTTAAAAATGCATCTTATAAGGGAAATAAAGGGGTGTATGAGATTCCAAGTTTTTTAAGAATCTATCAGGGTATTAAAAATGGAATAACAAATAATGGAATTGAATATACAATGAACGATAAGGCTTTTGAGTATGACTATTAG